A window of the Parabacteroides merdae ATCC 43184 genome harbors these coding sequences:
- a CDS encoding BlaI/MecI/CopY family transcriptional regulator produces the protein MERLTRQEEDVMRWIWQIEPCFIKDILAKYEEPKPPYTTLASIVKNLERKKYVKAKRYGNTYEYRPLIPQEEYKRTFMGSVVNNYFENSYKEMVSFFAKEQKISTDELKEIIDMIEKGRE, from the coding sequence ATGGAAAGATTAACAAGACAGGAAGAGGATGTAATGCGCTGGATCTGGCAGATCGAGCCGTGTTTTATCAAAGACATCCTGGCGAAGTATGAAGAGCCTAAGCCTCCTTATACGACACTCGCTTCTATTGTGAAGAATCTGGAACGTAAGAAATACGTGAAAGCGAAACGTTACGGAAATACTTACGAATACAGGCCGCTGATCCCACAGGAGGAATATAAACGGACGTTTATGGGAAGTGTGGTGAACAACTATTTCGAGAACTCTTACAAGGAAATGGTCTCCTTTTTTGCTAAAGAACAGAAGATATCGACCGATGAGTTGAAAGAGATTATCGATATGATTGAAAAAGGACGAGAATAA
- a CDS encoding glycerophosphodiester phosphodiesterase family protein: MLSFILVLLLGGFMPAGNLLASDKEQNPHYITVKNSRDLQAYFRYAPDRPIVISGHRGGMLDGYPENCIESFEKTLSYMESFFEIDPRLTKDGIIVLMHDETIDRTTTGKGKVSDYTYAELQQFNLVDRNGNVTAFKIPTLKECLEWSKGKTILNLDIKDVPLEVMADFIETEKPVNVMYTVHNASQARYYLDRKPDAMFSCWCKNREEFDNYEKAGIPWKQVMAYVGPKMKPEQQPLYDALHRNGVMCMISVAPTHDRAKTETEKTAGYRSEISTRPDVIETDYPYLFQGLDLTK, from the coding sequence ATGCTATCTTTTATTTTGGTACTCCTTTTAGGGGGGTTTATGCCTGCCGGGAATCTTTTGGCTTCAGACAAAGAACAAAATCCTCATTACATTACTGTGAAGAACAGCCGGGATCTACAAGCCTATTTCCGGTATGCTCCCGATCGCCCGATTGTAATCAGTGGACATCGTGGTGGAATGCTAGACGGCTATCCGGAGAACTGCATCGAATCATTCGAAAAGACCCTGTCCTATATGGAATCGTTTTTCGAGATAGATCCGCGTTTGACAAAAGACGGGATAATCGTATTGATGCACGACGAAACCATCGACCGGACAACTACCGGGAAAGGAAAGGTTTCAGATTACACTTATGCAGAACTGCAACAATTCAATCTGGTGGACCGAAACGGCAACGTGACAGCCTTCAAAATTCCAACTTTAAAAGAATGCCTGGAATGGAGCAAAGGCAAAACAATCCTGAATTTGGATATCAAGGATGTACCTTTAGAAGTTATGGCTGATTTTATAGAAACAGAAAAGCCTGTTAACGTCATGTACACGGTACATAACGCCAGTCAAGCCCGCTATTATCTCGACCGGAAACCGGATGCGATGTTTTCTTGCTGGTGTAAGAATCGGGAAGAATTCGATAATTATGAAAAAGCCGGCATCCCCTGGAAACAGGTAATGGCTTATGTAGGCCCGAAGATGAAGCCTGAACAGCAACCACTGTATGACGCTCTGCACCGTAACGGAGTCATGTGCATGATTTCCGTTGCTCCGACACATGATCGCGCGAAAACGGAAACAGAGAAAACCGCCGGTTACCGGTCAGAGATCAGCACTCGTCCCGACGTGATCGAAACGGACTATCCGTACCTGTTTCAAGGACTCGATTTAACAAAATAA
- the dprA gene encoding DNA-processing protein DprA — protein MTDKRIYQIGLTMINGVGDILARHLLQALGEAEAVFTEKQQLLGRIPGIGSNIAAEIKRPEILQRAEKELAFIEKNNISCYYLTDTDYPVRLRECPDAPILFYFKGNTNLDATRIISIVGTRNATEYGRELTESLIKDLAKVIPDLLVVSGLAYGIDICAHRNALYNRLPTVAVLAHGLDRIYPSCHRNTAVEMLESGGLLTDFPSGTEPDRPNFLRRNRIVAGISDCTIVVESAEKGGSLVTADIAFSYGRDVYSFPGRVGDSHSKGCNNLIRQNKAGLITSADDLLSALCWDIQAGATPVQTELFFAEAETFTSEQNPVLAIMRTRNEIHINELASVLEIPVHQLSMLLFELEINGKVKALPGNLYKLS, from the coding sequence ATGACTGACAAACGGATTTACCAAATCGGCCTTACTATGATAAACGGCGTGGGAGATATCCTGGCGCGTCATCTCCTGCAGGCTTTGGGAGAAGCAGAGGCTGTGTTTACTGAAAAGCAACAGTTGTTAGGAAGGATCCCTGGTATCGGCAGCAATATTGCTGCCGAAATCAAACGCCCGGAAATCTTGCAACGGGCGGAAAAAGAGTTGGCTTTTATCGAGAAAAACAATATTTCCTGTTATTATCTGACTGATACAGATTATCCGGTGCGCTTGAGAGAATGTCCGGATGCCCCTATACTTTTCTATTTTAAGGGAAATACTAACCTTGATGCGACCCGTATCATCAGTATTGTGGGTACTCGCAACGCGACCGAATATGGTCGGGAGCTTACCGAATCCCTTATAAAAGACTTGGCAAAAGTGATCCCGGACTTGTTGGTCGTGAGTGGATTGGCTTACGGCATCGATATCTGTGCTCACCGGAACGCTTTGTACAACCGACTTCCGACTGTTGCTGTGCTGGCGCATGGCTTGGATCGTATCTATCCTTCCTGCCATCGGAATACGGCTGTCGAAATGCTGGAATCGGGCGGTCTGTTGACCGATTTTCCCAGCGGTACAGAACCAGACCGTCCAAATTTCCTCCGGAGGAACCGGATTGTCGCCGGAATCTCGGATTGTACGATCGTGGTTGAATCGGCAGAAAAAGGAGGCTCTTTGGTAACTGCCGATATTGCATTCTCTTATGGCCGGGATGTCTATAGCTTTCCAGGGCGTGTCGGTGACAGCCATTCCAAAGGATGCAACAATTTGATCCGACAAAATAAAGCCGGCCTGATCACTTCTGCGGACGATCTGCTCTCCGCTCTTTGTTGGGATATCCAAGCTGGGGCTACTCCCGTTCAAACGGAGTTGTTTTTCGCCGAAGCGGAAACATTCACCTCGGAACAAAATCCGGTTTTAGCCATTATGCGAACGCGGAATGAGATTCATATCAACGAGCTTGCCTCAGTGTTGGAGATACCGGTACATCAACTCTCTATGCTATTGTTCGAACTGGAAATAAACGGGAAGGTAAAAGCGTTGCCGGGAAATCTCTATAAGCTGTCCTGA
- a CDS encoding acyl-CoA thioesterase gives MKEYIFKLTDKVRDYECDLQGVVNNSNYQHYMEHTRHEFLESLGENFGKMHEKGVDGFVSRVEIQYKTSLKSGDSYISCLNAYKKGVKLVFEQDIYRASDNALATKGIVESVIVENGKLTRGEYFDEMLKRIEHT, from the coding sequence ATGAAAGAGTATATTTTTAAACTGACAGACAAGGTCCGTGACTACGAATGCGACCTGCAAGGAGTGGTCAACAACTCCAATTATCAGCATTATATGGAACATACTCGGCATGAATTCTTGGAGTCGCTTGGCGAGAACTTCGGAAAGATGCACGAAAAAGGGGTTGACGGATTTGTATCGCGGGTAGAAATCCAGTATAAGACCTCGCTCAAGAGCGGCGACAGCTATATCTCTTGCCTCAATGCCTATAAAAAAGGAGTCAAGCTCGTATTCGAGCAGGATATATATAGGGCTTCTGACAATGCATTGGCGACGAAAGGAATCGTCGAGTCGGTTATCGTTGAGAACGGAAAGTTGACACGCGGTGAATATTTCGACGAAATGCTAAAAAGAATAGAACATACATGA
- a CDS encoding peptidase U32 family protein, translating into MYKNLNEKDFEIMAPVGSYESLMAAIQGGADSIYFGIEGLNMRSRSSNNFTTDDLRKIVALCREHGIKSYLTVNTVIYGEDLPLMREIIDAAKEAEVSAIIAADVAAMNYANSIGQEVHLSTQLNISNAEALKFYARFADVVVLARELNLKQVHEIYRQIVDQQITGPKGELIRIEMFAHGALCMAVSGKCYLSLHEMNASANRGACMQICRRAYSVKDKDSNIELDIENQYIMSPKDLKTIHFMNKMMDAGVRVFKIEGRARGPEYVRLVTECYKEAVRAYCNGTFDEKKVAAWDERLRSVFNRGFWDGYYLGQRLGEWSSKYGSGATKKKVYVAKGIKYFDKIGVAEFEMESGNLKVGDEILITGPTTGAVMQTIEEIRVDLKPVDETVKGERFSLKVNEKIRPSDRLYKMEKVQLEKVFE; encoded by the coding sequence ATGTATAAGAACTTGAACGAGAAAGATTTTGAAATAATGGCGCCTGTCGGTTCGTACGAATCACTGATGGCGGCTATCCAAGGGGGAGCCGATTCTATCTATTTCGGTATCGAAGGATTGAATATGCGTTCGCGCTCTTCCAATAACTTTACGACAGACGATTTGCGCAAGATCGTTGCGCTTTGTCGTGAGCACGGTATTAAGAGCTATTTGACCGTCAATACGGTTATTTATGGGGAAGACCTGCCTCTGATGCGCGAGATTATCGATGCGGCGAAGGAGGCGGAAGTTTCAGCGATCATTGCGGCCGATGTGGCAGCTATGAACTATGCCAACAGCATCGGACAGGAGGTGCATCTTTCCACACAGCTCAACATTTCCAATGCGGAAGCACTGAAATTCTATGCCCGTTTTGCTGATGTTGTCGTCTTGGCGCGTGAGCTGAATTTGAAACAGGTGCATGAAATCTATCGGCAGATCGTCGACCAGCAGATTACGGGACCGAAAGGAGAACTGATCCGTATCGAAATGTTTGCCCACGGAGCTCTCTGTATGGCCGTTTCCGGTAAATGTTACCTGAGCCTGCACGAAATGAACGCTTCCGCCAACCGGGGAGCTTGCATGCAGATTTGTCGGCGTGCTTATTCGGTAAAAGATAAAGACAGCAATATCGAACTGGATATCGAAAACCAGTATATTATGTCGCCTAAAGACCTTAAGACAATTCATTTCATGAATAAGATGATGGATGCAGGTGTACGGGTATTCAAGATCGAAGGACGTGCCCGCGGTCCCGAATATGTCCGCCTGGTGACCGAATGCTATAAGGAAGCTGTGCGTGCCTATTGCAATGGCACGTTCGATGAAAAGAAAGTTGCCGCTTGGGACGAACGCCTGCGCAGTGTGTTCAACCGAGGATTCTGGGATGGCTATTATTTGGGGCAACGGTTGGGTGAGTGGAGTAGCAAATATGGCTCCGGCGCGACTAAGAAGAAAGTGTATGTTGCCAAAGGAATCAAATATTTCGACAAGATCGGCGTGGCGGAGTTCGAAATGGAATCCGGTAACCTGAAAGTGGGTGATGAGATCCTGATTACCGGACCGACAACGGGTGCGGTTATGCAGACGATAGAAGAAATCCGTGTGGACTTGAAGCCGGTGGACGAGACCGTTAAAGGTGAACGGTTCTCTCTCAAGGTGAACGAGAAGATTCGGCCGTCTGACCGATTGTATAAAATGGAAAAGGTTCAACTTGAAAAGGTATTTGAATAA